From Providencia sp. R33, a single genomic window includes:
- a CDS encoding T6SS immunity protein Tli4 family protein, whose product MRLTKTQKMAIGLIAIIIVAFFWLTRESLPTPLTDKDKIVIDLLFENAKPQCIGRYVIDVPESFNNKLKNKTFIGDFKIESQFIYPPAFRQRIELREKELREWEPSEENAPALKNIIQLPNGKGVIFDRNQSGSIDAYRTLEAHIYINHIAFIIETDILDLSAPKYADEKKSYIEVSGFSEIETNTRPIKLSAMLSLTSRLSGRLDHEIPKGKGVCIPNGFILDDENQPNERLYFLYENNDFGLSAIMEDHVTAADDTLLSRSSEIKKSMILNNMHTFKKGELKPNDVPVQEWLMAGRQDVYNEKENKVESGFSYYYFLLKANQGTSSFSKPFLSITLFNDNKKTTYNDAQMVEIWDRIVGSLRYKPNAF is encoded by the coding sequence GTGCGGTTAACTAAAACACAAAAAATGGCAATCGGGTTGATTGCGATAATTATTGTGGCGTTTTTTTGGTTAACTCGTGAGAGTTTACCCACTCCATTAACTGATAAGGATAAAATTGTGATCGACTTATTATTTGAAAACGCAAAACCACAATGTATTGGACGCTATGTGATAGATGTTCCTGAATCATTTAACAATAAGCTTAAAAACAAGACCTTTATTGGTGATTTTAAAATTGAAAGTCAGTTTATTTATCCGCCAGCATTTAGGCAACGAATTGAATTACGGGAAAAAGAATTAAGAGAATGGGAACCAAGTGAAGAAAATGCCCCTGCACTTAAAAACATCATTCAATTGCCAAACGGTAAAGGCGTTATTTTTGATAGGAATCAATCTGGATCTATCGATGCTTATCGTACATTAGAAGCACACATATATATAAATCACATTGCCTTTATCATTGAAACTGATATTTTGGATTTATCTGCTCCTAAATACGCAGATGAAAAAAAATCATATATAGAAGTTTCAGGATTTAGCGAAATAGAAACAAATACTCGGCCAATAAAACTCTCTGCTATGCTATCTCTTACTTCACGGCTGAGCGGGCGATTAGATCATGAAATCCCAAAAGGGAAAGGCGTCTGTATCCCCAATGGATTTATACTTGATGATGAAAATCAACCTAACGAAAGATTATATTTTTTATATGAAAATAATGATTTTGGCTTATCCGCCATTATGGAAGACCATGTAACAGCGGCTGATGATACCCTATTAAGTCGGTCATCAGAGATAAAAAAATCAATGATATTAAATAATATGCACACCTTTAAAAAAGGGGAGTTAAAGCCTAATGATGTTCCAGTTCAAGAATGGTTAATGGCAGGCCGGCAAGACGTTTATAATGAAAAAGAAAATAAAGTAGAGTCAGGTTTTTCCTACTATTATTTTCTGTTAAAAGCGAACCAAGGTACCTCTTCATTTTCCAAACCCTTTTTAAGCATCACCTTATTTAACGACAATAAAAAAACGACTTACAATGATGCTCAAATGGTTGAAATTTGGGATCGCATTGTCGGGTCTCTGCGCTATAAACCCAATGCATTTTAA
- a CDS encoding T6SS immunity protein Tli4 family protein, whose amino-acid sequence MQLTKKNLYWGAITLTVIMILVGLILFTEQQARIQLTDKEKVVIENLFEKTKPQCIGRYVIDVPDSFSNRLHDSVYISDFKIESQFIYPPAFKQRIELREEALRNQKSSKENSPALKEIIQLPDGKGVIFDRNISGKDDLSRILEAHVYTGHITFIITVDILDLSNHKYSARKKTYEKAGFSDFDMNEKPYKLAAMRSLISRLNGRLNHEIPTEKGVCIPNGFILDNGEKHSEKVGFAYNISDFIIGLQSDNTIVGSDDTLFNRSSAINESLNYTYFKSLQKQKLSPNGIPAETWLFGGEQNYDGVKMKVYKFDFYANEATSAYQRPWLNIVLNSEYRQTSYSEAQMVEIWDRIIESLRYKPNAF is encoded by the coding sequence GTGCAGCTAACTAAAAAAAACCTCTATTGGGGTGCAATAACACTTACCGTAATAATGATACTGGTGGGGCTTATTCTTTTTACAGAACAGCAAGCCCGCATTCAACTGACTGACAAGGAAAAAGTGGTGATAGAAAATTTATTTGAAAAAACCAAACCCCAATGTATTGGGCGTTATGTTATTGATGTTCCTGATTCATTCAGTAATCGACTACATGACAGTGTGTATATTAGTGATTTTAAAATTGAAAGTCAGTTTATTTATCCGCCGGCATTTAAGCAACGGATTGAGTTACGCGAAGAAGCACTCAGAAACCAAAAATCGAGTAAAGAAAACTCGCCAGCACTTAAAGAAATAATTCAATTACCTGATGGTAAAGGCGTTATTTTCGATAGAAATATATCAGGAAAAGATGATCTTAGCCGTATACTTGAGGCTCATGTGTATACTGGCCATATCACTTTTATTATTACAGTTGATATATTAGATTTATCAAACCACAAATATTCTGCTCGAAAAAAAACGTATGAAAAAGCTGGATTTTCTGATTTTGACATGAATGAAAAACCGTATAAATTAGCGGCCATGCGATCATTGATTTCACGTTTAAATGGGCGTTTGAATCATGAAATTCCGACTGAAAAAGGAGTCTGTATCCCTAATGGTTTTATTCTCGATAACGGAGAAAAACATTCAGAAAAGGTCGGGTTTGCTTATAATATCTCAGATTTTATTATTGGCTTACAGTCAGATAATACTATAGTTGGTTCAGATGACACACTTTTCAATCGAAGTAGTGCGATAAATGAGTCACTTAATTACACTTATTTTAAATCTCTTCAGAAACAAAAATTATCGCCGAATGGTATTCCTGCAGAAACGTGGTTATTTGGCGGCGAACAAAATTATGATGGCGTGAAAATGAAAGTATATAAGTTTGATTTTTATGCAAACGAAGCTACGTCGGCATATCAGAGACCATGGTTAAATATTGTATTAAATAGTGAATATCGACAAACAAGCTACAGCGAAGCACAAATGGTTGAAATTTGGGATCGTATTATTGAGTCGCTGCGTTATAAACCCAATGCATTTTAG
- a CDS encoding PAAR domain-containing protein, protein MKGMVCLGDRNTHGGYVISASSTLFINGKQVALVGDLISCSKHGNNTIIQGSDSAFENNIAIVVDQCLCACGCHVISSEPTANIV, encoded by the coding sequence ATGAAAGGAATGGTCTGTCTTGGTGATAGAAACACACATGGTGGCTACGTTATTTCTGCTTCATCAACCCTATTTATTAACGGCAAACAAGTTGCATTGGTTGGTGACTTAATATCATGCTCAAAGCACGGTAATAATACCATTATACAAGGGTCTGATTCTGCGTTTGAAAATAATATCGCAATTGTTGTTGACCAGTGCCTTTGTGCCTGTGGTTGCCATGTTATCAGTTCAGAGCCCACTGCCAATATTGTCTAA
- a CDS encoding ImcF-related family protein, with protein sequence MLFILATGLNMEQSSNHLSRWTLFLLLFGFMALILVIAFIIHQSYAFNINYFLTILSVFFAVALVSIMFYPNLNRLKQKIQQIGYKPLNQPINKSTKVIDNRTTISAELKDYLQSHYGLFWRRKVSIQLLIGSPSAVDKLAPRLSHEIWQESNGTVLIYGGEVAATVNDENVLMLKQLRRRRPVDALIWVTENTVIDQLMHSTLNVHHLNTATSDMASRFIYGLFKALKWQAPVWVWNVSDNPELCSADAPAVLCLTEPYGQPEQLTPALRELVPLLSVHGTQALSVNLTHTYWLILAQFLRGSGSEELAVRLAPLTSGIRRLPFAGLAFSTAVTQPSEALHPHTWQEDNRWKSLLAVQGDIAPSLQPSHLGINPQRVMQYAVATGMAVWGVGLAVSYFANRQLMNDSQQLAFAAVDNQRSAAERLNAQFDFQQMLGKLDHRATHFTPVWQRFGLNHNDALLDQLWPTYTQTILPLLRDNTRQQLEAKLQQYAELPPDSPARADATPATYALLKAYLMMSSPERMEPEFFTQTVLESLSPIEGVNNGEWQTLGRELLAFYADQLPQHADWAINKNRALISSSRNLLVRQIGQRNGESALYQKILLQAKNSYAEMTLDDMTESTDVSFLFTTDEFIPGVFTRRAWETTIEPAINRAVEARRDEIDWVLSDNQQPVDSDISPEQLKQRLTERYFADFAGSWLNLMNSLQWRHTENLSDTIDQLTLMGDVRQSPVIALMNTLSYQGKTGRQQEKLTDSFINSTKELLNKDKKPVISQKAEFSGPLEATFGPVLNLTDSQASSNNSDNLSLQAYLTRVTRVRLKLQQIANAPDPQAMSQALAQSIFEGKTVDLSETRDYGSLIAASLGQEWSGFGESLLVQPMNQAWEQLLTPTAEGINAEWQNAIVNEWNTAFGGRYPLKNTQSEISLPLMAQYLRPDNGRIQRFLETRLKGVLRKEGNRWVPNNTTAQGLRFNPEFLKALDTLSHLGDVAFANGEARLYFEIRPSTSRDVMQTILVIDKQTLTYDNQFPEWQRFVWPGDTIASGASLRWMSTTSGTRLLADHRGVWGVIRLLESAQVAPYAGTTSSYTVSWQTKNGNTLPFMLRTEMGEGPLALLTLRNFVLPEKIFLD encoded by the coding sequence ATGCTGTTTATATTAGCGACAGGTCTTAATATGGAACAATCATCTAATCATTTATCACGATGGACATTATTTTTACTCCTATTTGGTTTTATGGCGTTAATATTGGTTATCGCATTTATAATTCATCAATCCTACGCTTTTAATATTAATTACTTTCTGACTATTTTATCTGTTTTCTTTGCCGTGGCTTTAGTGAGTATTATGTTTTATCCCAACCTAAATAGACTCAAGCAAAAGATACAGCAAATTGGCTATAAACCGCTGAATCAGCCAATTAATAAATCAACTAAGGTGATTGATAACCGCACAACAATTTCCGCTGAATTAAAAGACTACCTCCAATCCCACTACGGCCTTTTTTGGCGTAGAAAAGTCTCCATCCAACTGCTTATCGGCTCCCCTTCCGCCGTTGATAAACTGGCGCCGCGGTTGTCCCACGAAATTTGGCAGGAAAGCAATGGCACTGTGTTGATTTATGGGGGCGAGGTTGCGGCCACCGTCAATGACGAAAATGTGTTGATGCTCAAACAATTGCGCCGCCGTCGGCCAGTAGATGCGCTGATTTGGGTGACTGAAAACACCGTAATAGACCAATTGATGCACAGCACCCTCAACGTTCACCACCTCAATACCGCGACGTCTGATATGGCGAGCCGCTTTATTTATGGCCTGTTTAAAGCGCTTAAGTGGCAGGCCCCTGTGTGGGTGTGGAATGTTAGCGATAACCCCGAGCTTTGCAGTGCCGATGCGCCCGCGGTGTTGTGTTTAACCGAGCCTTATGGCCAGCCCGAGCAGCTCACCCCCGCGCTGCGTGAGTTGGTTCCGCTGTTGTCAGTGCATGGCACCCAAGCCCTGTCTGTCAACCTAACGCACACTTATTGGCTGATTTTGGCGCAGTTTTTACGGGGGAGCGGTAGCGAAGAGTTAGCCGTTCGTTTAGCCCCATTGACCTCAGGTATTCGTCGCCTGCCCTTTGCAGGGTTAGCATTTAGCACCGCCGTCACCCAACCGAGTGAGGCCCTTCACCCCCATACGTGGCAAGAAGATAACCGCTGGAAAAGCCTGCTTGCCGTGCAAGGCGATATCGCCCCGTCATTGCAACCGTCACACTTAGGCATCAACCCGCAGCGCGTGATGCAATACGCGGTCGCTACCGGCATGGCGGTTTGGGGCGTGGGGTTGGCGGTGTCGTATTTTGCCAACCGCCAATTGATGAATGACAGCCAGCAGCTGGCGTTTGCTGCCGTGGATAACCAGCGCAGCGCCGCCGAGCGCCTAAATGCCCAGTTTGATTTCCAACAAATGTTGGGGAAACTCGACCACCGTGCCACCCACTTTACCCCCGTGTGGCAGCGCTTTGGCTTAAACCACAATGACGCCCTGCTCGACCAGTTATGGCCCACCTACACCCAAACCATTTTGCCGCTATTGCGCGACAATACTCGCCAGCAATTGGAAGCCAAATTACAGCAGTATGCCGAGCTCCCCCCTGATAGCCCCGCTCGCGCCGACGCCACGCCTGCCACTTACGCCTTGTTAAAAGCTTATTTAATGATGAGCTCCCCCGAGCGCATGGAGCCCGAATTTTTCACCCAAACCGTGCTGGAGAGCCTCTCGCCCATTGAGGGAGTGAATAATGGGGAATGGCAGACATTAGGCCGTGAATTGTTGGCGTTTTATGCCGACCAACTGCCGCAACATGCGGATTGGGCTATTAATAAAAACCGCGCACTGATTAGCAGCAGCCGTAATTTATTGGTGCGCCAAATCGGCCAACGCAATGGTGAGTCTGCTTTGTATCAAAAAATCCTTCTGCAAGCCAAAAACAGCTATGCGGAGATGACGCTGGATGACATGACGGAGAGCACTGACGTCAGTTTCTTGTTCACCACCGATGAGTTTATCCCTGGCGTATTTACCCGCCGTGCGTGGGAAACCACCATCGAGCCCGCCATTAACCGTGCCGTGGAAGCGCGCCGCGACGAGATTGACTGGGTGTTGAGCGACAACCAACAGCCCGTCGACAGTGATATCTCCCCAGAGCAACTGAAGCAGCGCCTCACCGAGCGCTATTTCGCCGATTTTGCGGGCAGCTGGCTGAACTTGATGAACAGCTTGCAATGGCGCCACACGGAAAACTTGTCCGATACCATCGACCAGTTAACCCTGATGGGGGATGTGCGCCAATCCCCTGTGATTGCTCTGATGAATACCTTGTCGTACCAAGGCAAAACGGGGCGCCAGCAAGAAAAACTGACGGACTCGTTTATCAACTCCACCAAGGAGTTGCTCAACAAAGACAAAAAGCCCGTTATCAGCCAAAAAGCCGAATTTAGCGGCCCACTGGAAGCCACCTTTGGCCCCGTGTTGAACTTGACCGACTCGCAGGCTAGCAGCAACAACAGCGACAACCTCAGTTTGCAGGCTTACCTCACCCGCGTCACCCGCGTGCGGTTAAAGCTGCAACAAATCGCCAATGCCCCTGACCCGCAAGCCATGTCCCAAGCCCTTGCCCAGAGTATTTTTGAGGGCAAAACCGTCGATTTATCCGAAACTCGTGACTATGGCAGCCTCATCGCTGCCAGCCTTGGGCAAGAGTGGAGCGGCTTTGGCGAATCCCTGTTAGTGCAACCGATGAACCAAGCGTGGGAGCAACTGCTTACCCCGACCGCCGAGGGCATCAATGCCGAATGGCAAAATGCCATCGTCAACGAATGGAACACCGCGTTTGGCGGGCGCTACCCGCTAAAAAATACCCAGAGCGAAATCTCACTACCGTTGATGGCGCAATATTTACGCCCCGATAATGGCCGCATTCAGCGCTTTTTAGAAACCCGCCTTAAAGGGGTGTTACGCAAAGAAGGTAATCGCTGGGTACCCAACAACACCACCGCCCAAGGGCTGCGCTTTAACCCGGAGTTCCTCAAGGCGTTAGATACCTTAAGCCATTTGGGGGATGTGGCGTTCGCCAACGGGGAAGCGCGCCTGTACTTTGAAATTCGCCCGTCCACCAGCCGTGATGTGATGCAAACCATTTTGGTGATTGATAAACAGACGCTGACCTACGACAACCAATTCCCCGAGTGGCAACGCTTTGTGTGGCCGGGGGACACTATTGCCTCCGGTGCCTCACTGCGCTGGATGAGCACCACGTCAGGCACCCGTTTACTGGCAGACCACCGCGGCGTGTGGGGAGTGATCCGTTTATTGGAAAGCGCCCAAGTCGCTCCGTATGCAGGCACCACCAGCAGTTACACCGTGTCGTGGCAGACTAAGAACGGCAATACCCTGCCCTTTATGCTGCGCACCGAAATGGGGGAAGGCCCCCTTGCGCTGCTAACCCTGCGTAATTTTGTGCTGCCTGAAAAAATCTTTTTGGATTAG
- the tssA gene encoding type VI secretion system protein TssA: protein MPLLTSLRAVCFAEDPEKAKQLEQQQITLWERWLLPITPDAPVGEDPGYNDDFEIMREEVNKLSGVDTDLICTLAEKLLTTECKDLRVVTYYVWARLHKEGESGFADALGLMAGLVSRYQESLLPARPNSRKSAIEWLAGQRVLDSLSLYPEVDQQEFTRIIALLSALVNAFSTWDEASQPQLASLLKALEKRLAQSGGANSVVPQNIRSSDESRSAHTTTVNASSSALAPVQSGRELLDQAKILATYLRNQPNGWLSGHRLMKAVRWDTLHQAPPQNQQGCTRLAPPRSEARAQLKRLYLQQNWIELAEQTDRLFTEGVNHFWLDVQWYLYQALSKSPAPWDGWADVIVADLKLFLTRLPGLEALAWEDGTPFADDVTLNWIKQQVFEENIHSLHSMPTDHAPQADQESILALEQEALTQADNQGIEKALGWLMNRSDIRTPRQKWLLQLVMARVAEQFSRHELALNVLQELDQQAEHMPLAHWEPQYIFEIKARQLHLLRSKAQRNSADKTALNQQMNQLLAELTRLDPVRALVLYP, encoded by the coding sequence ATGCCACTACTCACTTCGTTACGTGCCGTTTGCTTTGCGGAAGATCCCGAAAAGGCCAAACAGCTAGAGCAACAACAAATTACGCTTTGGGAGCGTTGGTTGCTGCCAATTACCCCTGATGCCCCTGTTGGGGAAGACCCCGGCTACAATGACGACTTTGAAATTATGCGTGAGGAAGTGAATAAACTTTCTGGCGTAGATACCGACCTGATTTGTACGCTCGCTGAAAAGCTGTTGACCACCGAGTGTAAAGACCTACGCGTTGTCACATATTATGTTTGGGCACGCTTACACAAAGAAGGGGAATCTGGCTTTGCCGATGCATTAGGGCTAATGGCGGGGTTAGTTTCTCGCTACCAAGAAAGCTTGCTTCCTGCTCGCCCCAATAGCCGTAAATCGGCAATTGAATGGCTAGCAGGGCAACGTGTTCTGGATAGTCTGTCCCTTTACCCCGAAGTTGACCAACAAGAGTTCACGCGCATTATCGCCCTGTTAAGTGCGCTAGTGAATGCGTTTTCGACATGGGATGAAGCAAGCCAACCTCAATTGGCTTCATTGTTAAAAGCCCTTGAAAAACGGCTCGCCCAATCAGGGGGGGCAAACAGTGTAGTACCGCAAAATATTCGTAGCTCTGACGAGTCACGCAGTGCCCATACCACCACAGTCAACGCATCGAGCAGTGCTCTAGCCCCTGTGCAATCAGGCCGCGAGTTGCTCGACCAAGCCAAAATATTGGCCACTTACCTGCGAAACCAGCCCAATGGTTGGTTATCTGGGCATCGCTTAATGAAAGCGGTTCGTTGGGATACTCTGCACCAAGCCCCGCCGCAAAATCAGCAAGGCTGCACCCGCTTAGCCCCCCCACGCTCAGAGGCCAGAGCACAATTAAAACGCTTGTATCTGCAACAAAATTGGATTGAGTTAGCGGAACAAACCGACCGTTTGTTTACTGAAGGTGTTAACCATTTTTGGTTAGATGTGCAGTGGTACCTTTACCAAGCCTTAAGCAAATCCCCTGCGCCTTGGGATGGCTGGGCTGACGTGATTGTGGCAGATCTTAAATTGTTTTTAACACGCTTACCCGGGTTAGAAGCGCTTGCGTGGGAAGATGGCACCCCTTTTGCGGATGATGTCACCCTCAATTGGATTAAACAGCAGGTATTTGAAGAAAACATCCACTCGCTGCATAGCATGCCCACCGACCATGCGCCACAAGCTGACCAAGAGTCCATTTTAGCCCTTGAGCAAGAAGCGTTAACCCAAGCCGATAACCAAGGTATCGAAAAGGCCTTAGGGTGGTTGATGAACCGCTCGGATATTCGTACCCCTCGGCAAAAGTGGTTATTACAATTAGTGATGGCACGGGTAGCTGAGCAATTTTCCCGCCATGAGCTTGCCCTAAATGTGTTGCAAGAGCTCGACCAACAAGCCGAACACATGCCATTAGCCCATTGGGAGCCGCAGTATATTTTTGAGATAAAAGCCCGCCAATTACACTTATTGCGCAGCAAAGCCCAACGCAATAGCGCGGATAAAACAGCCTTAAACCAGCAAATGAACCAATTATTAGCCGAGCTCACCCGCCTTGACCCTGTTCGCGCACTGGTTTTGTACCCCTAA
- the tssF gene encoding type VI secretion system baseplate subunit TssF translates to MDDLTLRYYDAEMRYLREAAKEFAQAHPDRAAMLDLDKVGTPDPFVERLFEGFAFSMGQLRQKIDDDLPELTEGLVSLLWPHYLKTVPSLSVVELTPPLDNVSMNSHIPAHFEVLSRPIGPQKTVCRYRTTRELKLAPISLTNVSLGTEPNGLSVIHLKFECSKLVDWRQIDLSALSFYLAGDIPTAYALHLAFTKQINATYLKLPQSADRITLPLWFSPGGFATDDHLWPKGGTTFSGYQLLLEYFTFRQKFLFVDLHGLNEMTLPAGTLEFELDIVLNSKWDSDLTLTTDNIKMNCVPVVNLFNMEADPLTVNGLESEYLLQPKRLQDGYTEIYSVDTVQGILSGQDVHYVPFTSFRHRGGMLRHTAPTHYFHTRVKRGVTGLHNTWLILGGEDHDVKKLHEKQTLSLQITGTNGQLPRKSLQSTLLDRTEGNLQVPVSVRNLCKPTLPCYPPVEDRFHWRVLSHLGASFLNMMDNAEVLRGTLALYDWNDDDMNKRQLDAIVQVEHQLIERFKKGFLQRGIAINITLDSNGFNGEGDIHLFGELLNRFFELYTDVHLFNQLTLHILPTGQRLQWTENQAPQLLR, encoded by the coding sequence ATGGATGATTTGACCCTGCGTTATTACGATGCAGAAATGCGCTACTTACGGGAAGCCGCTAAAGAATTTGCGCAAGCACACCCAGACAGAGCGGCGATGCTCGATTTAGACAAAGTGGGCACTCCTGACCCGTTTGTGGAACGGTTATTTGAGGGTTTTGCCTTTTCAATGGGGCAGCTACGCCAAAAAATTGATGATGACTTACCTGAGCTCACCGAAGGGCTGGTCAGCTTATTGTGGCCCCATTACCTGAAAACAGTACCGTCACTTTCCGTTGTTGAGCTGACTCCGCCCCTCGACAACGTCAGTATGAACAGTCATATCCCTGCGCATTTTGAAGTACTTTCACGCCCTATCGGCCCGCAAAAAACCGTGTGCCGCTACCGTACAACAAGGGAGCTGAAATTAGCACCTATTAGCTTAACCAATGTGAGTTTAGGCACTGAACCGAATGGCCTGTCGGTGATCCACTTAAAATTTGAATGCAGCAAACTCGTTGATTGGCGTCAAATCGACCTGAGCGCACTGTCATTTTACCTCGCTGGTGATATCCCTACCGCTTATGCCTTGCACCTTGCATTCACCAAGCAAATCAATGCCACGTATTTGAAGCTTCCGCAATCCGCAGACCGCATCACCCTGCCATTATGGTTTTCACCTGGCGGGTTTGCGACAGACGACCATTTATGGCCCAAAGGCGGTACGACGTTTAGCGGCTATCAGCTGTTATTGGAATATTTTACCTTTCGCCAAAAATTTTTATTTGTCGATTTACATGGGCTTAACGAGATGACGCTCCCTGCGGGCACTCTTGAGTTCGAGCTAGATATCGTGCTGAACTCAAAATGGGACAGCGATTTAACTCTGACCACTGACAATATCAAAATGAACTGCGTTCCGGTGGTCAACTTATTTAATATGGAAGCCGACCCCTTAACCGTCAATGGGTTAGAAAGCGAATATCTTTTGCAACCTAAGCGATTACAGGACGGTTATACCGAAATCTATTCTGTTGATACGGTGCAGGGTATTCTTAGCGGTCAAGACGTCCATTATGTGCCTTTCACCAGTTTCCGTCACCGTGGCGGGATGCTGCGCCACACTGCCCCGACGCACTATTTTCACACCCGAGTGAAGCGCGGCGTCACAGGGTTGCACAATACATGGTTAATTTTAGGCGGGGAAGATCACGATGTTAAAAAATTGCATGAAAAACAAACACTTTCCCTGCAAATAACCGGTACTAATGGCCAATTACCACGTAAATCATTACAAAGCACATTATTGGATAGAACCGAAGGAAACCTACAAGTGCCCGTTAGCGTGCGTAATCTTTGCAAACCAACATTACCTTGCTACCCCCCGGTTGAAGACCGTTTTCATTGGCGAGTGCTTAGCCACCTTGGGGCAAGCTTTTTAAATATGATGGATAACGCAGAAGTGCTACGTGGCACGCTTGCCCTTTATGACTGGAACGATGATGACATGAACAAGCGCCAATTGGACGCTATTGTTCAGGTTGAACATCAGCTTATCGAACGCTTTAAAAAAGGGTTTTTACAACGCGGGATTGCCATCAATATTACTCTTGATAGCAATGGTTTCAATGGTGAAGGTGATATTCACTTATTTGGTGAATTACTCAATCGCTTCTTTGAGTTGTATACCGACGTGCATTTATTTAACCAACTGACTCTTCACATTTTACCGACAGGACAACGCTTACAATGGACAGAAAACCAAGCGCCTCAGCTGCTGCGGTAA
- the tssG gene encoding type VI secretion system baseplate subunit TssG, whose translation MDRKPSASAAAVIEALGENLPAINFYRFCQLVAPSTLGSTQDPKTDPIRFRPHRGMGFPVTEIKGVDKDDNYRNSNTPSIRTTFLGLYGVTSPLPTAYLDDIAQHRDGTQALTDFLDIFNHRLTTQFYRIWRKYSYPATYEAGGKDETSQYLYGLIGLGIPGCAEHVQTPLSRFLALLGTMRLPNRTAEGVISLVQLLAPHTQVKIKPHDPRRIELASSTSLSCQQPISLRNKPVLGQYAFDVNSQILIQLYTRDLNEVRDWLPDGNLYQDLMALLHVYLGARVNARLCLTLPRDLLPDATLNAKPQQGAQLGRTAVMRKQASTQRTAPDVTIGLGIYQRLPPHFPHQQHQEYANYRFQ comes from the coding sequence ATGGACAGAAAACCAAGCGCCTCAGCTGCTGCGGTAATCGAGGCATTAGGTGAGAACCTGCCCGCTATCAACTTTTATCGTTTTTGCCAGCTGGTTGCCCCCTCTACACTAGGCAGTACACAAGATCCGAAAACTGACCCAATCCGCTTTCGACCGCACCGTGGTATGGGCTTCCCTGTTACAGAAATCAAGGGAGTCGATAAGGATGACAATTACCGAAATAGCAACACCCCCAGTATTCGTACCACCTTTTTAGGGTTGTATGGCGTGACCTCGCCATTACCCACGGCTTATTTGGATGATATCGCCCAACATCGTGATGGTACTCAGGCGCTGACTGATTTTTTAGATATTTTTAACCATCGTCTTACTACACAGTTTTACCGAATTTGGCGTAAATACTCTTACCCCGCAACCTATGAAGCGGGCGGAAAAGATGAAACGTCACAATATTTGTATGGGTTGATTGGGCTGGGGATCCCTGGTTGCGCCGAACACGTACAAACGCCATTATCGCGCTTTTTAGCCTTATTAGGCACCATGCGTTTACCCAACCGCACAGCGGAAGGTGTGATTTCGTTAGTTCAGCTACTCGCCCCCCATACGCAGGTGAAAATCAAGCCCCATGACCCGCGTAGAATTGAATTAGCCTCTAGCACCTCACTGTCTTGCCAGCAGCCGATTTCACTGCGTAATAAACCCGTGTTAGGCCAATATGCCTTTGATGTGAATAGCCAAATACTGATCCAACTCTATACCCGCGATCTTAATGAGGTGCGGGATTGGTTACCCGATGGCAACCTCTACCAAGACCTGATGGCGTTACTGCATGTTTACCTTGGTGCACGGGTAAATGCCCGTTTGTGCTTAACGCTGCCCCGCGACTTGTTACCTGATGCAACGTTAAATGCAAAACCACAGCAAGGTGCCCAGCTGGGGCGTACCGCGGTTATGAGAAAACAGGCATCAACGCAACGTACTGCCCCCGATGTCACCATCGGGTTAGGGATTTATCAGCGCCTACCACCCCATTTCCCGCACCAACAGCATCAAGAATATGCCAATTATCGATTTCAATAA